Proteins encoded in a region of the Falco rusticolus isolate bFalRus1 chromosome 10, bFalRus1.pri, whole genome shotgun sequence genome:
- the WEE1 gene encoding wee1-like protein kinase isoform X2: MTMMFSDHCKNSLLSKAQGMGSSSVKLRGGSLFMNVGKSEKQEEDIRQTPHVNINPFTPDSMFLHNSEGKCRSRKRTHWNDSCGEDMEASDGEPQDEIIRPAKRITITESNMKSRYATEFHELEKIGSGEFGSVFKCVKRLDGCIYAIKRSKKPLAGSVDEQNALREVYAHAVLGQHSHVVRYYSAWAEDDHMLIQNEYCNGGSLADAISENYRNMHYFTEPELKDLLLQVARGLKYIHSMSLVHMDIKPSNIFISRTSVPSTTSEEGDDDDWSSDRVIFKIGDLGHVTRVSSPQVEEGDSRFLANEVLQENYTHLPKADIFALALTVVCAAGAEPLPTNGDQWHEIRQGKLPRIPQVLSQELTDLLKVMINPDPEKRPSAVALVKHSVLLSAAKKSAEQLRIELNAEKFKNSLLQKELKKAQMAKAAAEERALFTDRMTTRSTTQNRPSRLIGKKMNRSVSLTIY; encoded by the exons ATGACGAT GATGTTTTCTGACCACTGTAAAAAT AGTTTGCTTTCGAAAGCACAAGGAATGGGTTCCAGCTCAGTCAAACTTCGAGGAGGCTCTCTATTTATGAATGTTGGGAAATCAGAGAAGCAAGAAGAAGATATTAGACAAACGCCTCATGTGAACATCAATCCCTTCACTCCTGATTCCATGTTCCTTCACAACTCCGAAGGAAAGTGTCGCAGCAGGAAGAGAACGCACTGGAACGA CTCTTGTGGAGAGGACATGGAAGCAAGTGATGGAGAGCCTCAAGATGAAATTATCAGACCTGCTAag AGGATAACAATAACAGAAAGTAATATGAAGTCACGGTATGCAACTGAATTTCATGAGTTGGAGAAGATCGGATCTGGGGAATTTGGTTCTGTGTTTAAATGTGTGAAGAGGCTTGATGGCTGTATTTATGCAATAAAGCGATCCAAGAAACCTTTAGCTGGCTCAGTGGATGA GCAAAATGCTTTAAGAGAGGTCTATGCACATGCAGTTCTGGGACAGCATTCTCATGTAGTAAGATACTACTCTGCATGGGCAGAAGATGATCACATGCTTATACAGAATGAATATTGCAATG GTGGCAGCTTAGCAGATGCCATAAGTGAAAATTACAGGAATATGCATTATTTTACTGAACCAGAACTGAAGGACCTGCTACTTCAGGTGGCTCGAGGCTTAAAGTACATTCATTCCATGTCACTGGTGCACATGGATATCAAACCTA GTAATATTTTCATATCAAGGACATCTGTCCCAAGTACAACTTCAGAAGAAGGTGATGATGATGACTGGTCATCTGATAGAGTCATATTTAAAATAG gtgACCTTGGTCATGTAACTCGAGTATCTAGTCCACAAGTCGAGGAGGGTGATAGCCGTTTTCTTGCAAATGAAGTCCTGCAAGAG aaCTACACTCACTTGccaaaagcagatatttttgctCTTGCTCTGACTGTtgtttgtgctgctggggctgaacCACTTCCAACTAATGGGGATCAATGGCACGAAATTCGACAAGGAAAGCTACCTAGAATACCACAAGTGCTTTCTCAAGAATTAACAGACTTACTAAAA gTTATGATTAATCCTGATCCAGAGAAAAGGCCTTCAGCTGTGGCACTAGTCAAACATTCAGTGCTTCTCTCTGCCGCAAAAAAGAGTGCAGAGCAGCTCCGGATAGAactgaatgctgaaaaattCAAAAACTCGCTCTTGCAGAA AGAGCTGAAGAAGGCACAGATGgcaaaggctgcagctgagGAGCGAGCACTGTTCACTGACAGAATGACAACTAGATCTACAACACAAAATAGACCATCTCGACTgattggaaagaaaatgaaccGCTCAGTTAGCCTTACTATCTACTGA
- the WEE1 gene encoding wee1-like protein kinase isoform X1 produces MSFLSLQQAAPPRRVSARRAAAPIRQKLLFLSGHSDCEEEEEDEEEEGGSSGNSTGEDSAFQEADSPLSAARTPARGDPPLLEEKEEEEEEEEMESAAAPLPDEGDSWEEEGFGSSPVKSPGAYFMAGSPSPPPPHKGRRYCGRSPPPPAAGGYRLRGEECSSPLPDYPGTPPHKTFRKLRLFDTPHTPKSLLSKAQGMGSSSVKLRGGSLFMNVGKSEKQEEDIRQTPHVNINPFTPDSMFLHNSEGKCRSRKRTHWNDSCGEDMEASDGEPQDEIIRPAKRITITESNMKSRYATEFHELEKIGSGEFGSVFKCVKRLDGCIYAIKRSKKPLAGSVDEQNALREVYAHAVLGQHSHVVRYYSAWAEDDHMLIQNEYCNGGSLADAISENYRNMHYFTEPELKDLLLQVARGLKYIHSMSLVHMDIKPSNIFISRTSVPSTTSEEGDDDDWSSDRVIFKIGDLGHVTRVSSPQVEEGDSRFLANEVLQENYTHLPKADIFALALTVVCAAGAEPLPTNGDQWHEIRQGKLPRIPQVLSQELTDLLKVMINPDPEKRPSAVALVKHSVLLSAAKKSAEQLRIELNAEKFKNSLLQKELKKAQMAKAAAEERALFTDRMTTRSTTQNRPSRLIGKKMNRSVSLTIY; encoded by the exons ATGAGCTTCCTCAGCTTGCAGCAGGCGGCGCCGCCGCGGCGGGTCTCGGCCCGGCGGGCGGCCGCCCCGATCCGGCAGAAGCTGCTGTTCCTGAGCGGCCACAGCGActgcgaggaggaggaggaggacgaggaggaggaaggcggCAGCAGCGGCAACAGCACCGGCGAGGACTCGGCCTTCCAGGAGGCGGACTCGCCGCTCTCGGCGGCTCGTACCCCGGCGCGGGGCGACCCGCCcctgctggaggagaaggaggaggaggaagaggaggaggagatggagtCCGCGGCGGCGCCGCTGCCGGACGAGGGGGACTCGTGGGAAGAAGAGGGGTTCGGCTCCTCGCCGGTGAAGTCGCCCGGAGCCTACTTCATGGCCGGCTCGCCCTCGCCGCCGCCCCCCCACAAGGGCCGCCGCTACTGCGGgcgctcccccccgcccccggcggcTGGCGGCTACCGGCTGCGGGGCGAGGAGTGCAGCTCGCCGCTGCCCGACTACCCCGGCACCCCCCCCCACAAGACCTTCCGCAAGCTGCGCCTCTTCGACACGCCGCACACCCCGAAG AGTTTGCTTTCGAAAGCACAAGGAATGGGTTCCAGCTCAGTCAAACTTCGAGGAGGCTCTCTATTTATGAATGTTGGGAAATCAGAGAAGCAAGAAGAAGATATTAGACAAACGCCTCATGTGAACATCAATCCCTTCACTCCTGATTCCATGTTCCTTCACAACTCCGAAGGAAAGTGTCGCAGCAGGAAGAGAACGCACTGGAACGA CTCTTGTGGAGAGGACATGGAAGCAAGTGATGGAGAGCCTCAAGATGAAATTATCAGACCTGCTAag AGGATAACAATAACAGAAAGTAATATGAAGTCACGGTATGCAACTGAATTTCATGAGTTGGAGAAGATCGGATCTGGGGAATTTGGTTCTGTGTTTAAATGTGTGAAGAGGCTTGATGGCTGTATTTATGCAATAAAGCGATCCAAGAAACCTTTAGCTGGCTCAGTGGATGA GCAAAATGCTTTAAGAGAGGTCTATGCACATGCAGTTCTGGGACAGCATTCTCATGTAGTAAGATACTACTCTGCATGGGCAGAAGATGATCACATGCTTATACAGAATGAATATTGCAATG GTGGCAGCTTAGCAGATGCCATAAGTGAAAATTACAGGAATATGCATTATTTTACTGAACCAGAACTGAAGGACCTGCTACTTCAGGTGGCTCGAGGCTTAAAGTACATTCATTCCATGTCACTGGTGCACATGGATATCAAACCTA GTAATATTTTCATATCAAGGACATCTGTCCCAAGTACAACTTCAGAAGAAGGTGATGATGATGACTGGTCATCTGATAGAGTCATATTTAAAATAG gtgACCTTGGTCATGTAACTCGAGTATCTAGTCCACAAGTCGAGGAGGGTGATAGCCGTTTTCTTGCAAATGAAGTCCTGCAAGAG aaCTACACTCACTTGccaaaagcagatatttttgctCTTGCTCTGACTGTtgtttgtgctgctggggctgaacCACTTCCAACTAATGGGGATCAATGGCACGAAATTCGACAAGGAAAGCTACCTAGAATACCACAAGTGCTTTCTCAAGAATTAACAGACTTACTAAAA gTTATGATTAATCCTGATCCAGAGAAAAGGCCTTCAGCTGTGGCACTAGTCAAACATTCAGTGCTTCTCTCTGCCGCAAAAAAGAGTGCAGAGCAGCTCCGGATAGAactgaatgctgaaaaattCAAAAACTCGCTCTTGCAGAA AGAGCTGAAGAAGGCACAGATGgcaaaggctgcagctgagGAGCGAGCACTGTTCACTGACAGAATGACAACTAGATCTACAACACAAAATAGACCATCTCGACTgattggaaagaaaatgaaccGCTCAGTTAGCCTTACTATCTACTGA